The Cucumis melo cultivar AY chromosome 6, USDA_Cmelo_AY_1.0, whole genome shotgun sequence genome includes a region encoding these proteins:
- the LOC103483200 gene encoding abscisic acid receptor PYL3: MNDDDACGVMEAQYIRRHHRHHPNHNQCTSAVFKNVRAPVPLVWSLVRRFDQPQKYKPFVSRCVVKGDLGIGSVREVNVKSGLPATTSTERLELLDDEEHILGIRIVGGDHRLKNYSSIMTVHPKVIDGRPGTLVIESFVVDVPNGNTKDETCYFVKALIRCNLKSLADVSERMAVQGQTEPLEK; this comes from the exons ATGAACGACGACGATGCATGTGGAGTTATGGAGGCTCAGTACATACGCAGGCATCACCGTCATCACCCCAACCACAATCAGTGTACCTCTGCCGTTTTCAAGAACGTTAGAGCTCCCGTTCCTCTT GTTTGGTCACTGGTGAGGAGATTTGATCAGCCCCAGAAGTATAAGCCTTTTGTTAGTCGTTGTGTGGTGAAAGGAGACCTGGGCATTGGAAGTGTGAGGGAAGTGAATGTGAAATCTGGTCTTCCTGCTACCACTAGTACTGAGAGATTGGAGCTTCTTGATGATGAAGAACATATTCTCGGAATCAGAATCGTGGGTGGAGATCACCGGCTCAAA AACTACTCTTCCATCATGACCGTCCATCCGAAGGTTATTGATGGAAGACCTGGGACACTTGTGATTGAGTCTTTCGTGGTCGATGTGCCTAATGGGAACACAAAAGACGAGACGTGTTATTTTGTTAAGGCGTTAATCAGATGCAATCTTAAATCTTTGGCCGACGTATCGGAGAGAATGGCTGTGCAGGGGCAAACTGAACCGCTCGAGAAATAG